CTATCGGCCAGCTAACTACGATCCAGACTTTCTTACTCCAATGCCTGTCTTTAGAAACGAACTCAATGCCTTTATGCCCCGCAGAATGTCTGCCAGTTTCCCTGCGGAACATGAGAGCTACTACGTGGACAACTCGTTGACCAAATCAGCCCAACTTATCATCAACGATATCGTCAAATGGAGTAAATGTTACGTAATCACCATCTTCAACCAGTCGctcaagttctttgacGTCTACTATCAGCGTCCACTCAGATTTTGGCAATGGAAGGAAGAACAGTACTACTGGCGGTTTTTAGCACAGTTCGTAGTCGTATTTGCTGTGCTAACAGCTGTCTTCCATAACAGCACGCCCTATGGTCAGTTTGTAGGCATTCTGGGCTTGTTCATAGAATCGCTACTCCCACTCCCCCAGATCCTACTCCTCAACCGTTTGCAGTCTgtgaagaacttcaagatcatctTGCTCTTGAGTTGGTTAGGTGGTGATTGTATCAAATTGAGCTACTTGTTCTTTGGAGCTGAAAACGTGTCGATAATTTTTATATTCGCCGGTCTATTCCAAATGAGCTTAGATATCTACATCGCCTTTCAATACGTACACTACAAATACCATGGTACTGACAGTGATATTCTGGAAGTCGTGTCTTCTGGTTCAAGAGACCTTAACTATTTAGTGGAAGAGTTGGTCAAGCACGACGTCGAATCCATACCAATGGCTCAAATGGTATAGATATATAGCATAATAGAACCAGAATATATCGCAATCCCTATAGGATACATTGTAGCTTACAGTTGAACAGTTTATTTAACTTGACAGGAGTTTTGTTTCTCCATTGAAACTACAGCGATTTGTACTTGCTGCACTTTGTTTACTGTTTATTTTACTGTTTCACTAGTTAACTCCATACTCTTGCTCTGCTAATTAACCTACACTTTTGCTATCATTAAGATTATATTATGCTATATATAAGATGTAGAAGACTATGTACAAGAACTCCAAAAAACCAAATAAACCAAACCAAAATCATTATACGCTCACATACTCTACATTCTCTTTAGCGGCATTGATGATGTCAATCGCCTCTTTACCTACCAATCCATGTTTCACTTTGATGTGTCTGGATAAAGCATCGCCTCTGGAGAATGTCTTCAGTTTTCCGTTACCTGGACCCCCGTTGGCTCTACCTTCACAAATGACACACCTaaagatcttcttcttcgaagCATGGATCGTCTCTTGATGTCTAATCAAATCGTAAGGTCTGGAGAATTGCTTGTTGCAAGGGACTCCCGTCAATGGATTGATCAAGTCGCACTGGTGGTTGGGGTTATTGGCGGATATTTCGGCTGCCGACTTATGGGCAAACGACTTCGTCGAATGTCTTCTGTCGTCaaattcttcgtcttcaagttcaagttcgTCAATGTCATCCTCGTGGTCAATTTCATGCGAAGAGATTTCGTGAGATTGTGCGATCTTGTCCTGCTTAACGTCAATGTAGCCACCGTTCATCACGtcattcttgttcaatctgATGGTTTCGGCTGGATCTACATCGGTTATATTATTACTGTTATTGGTGCTGCTTgtgttcttcaagtagtcgTCCATGTCCATCAAGTTGACGTTGATGTTAATGTTGTCTTCAGGGTATTCGTTGCTGTTCATCACAAGGTCGTCCAAGTCGTCGTCAAAATGAAAGTAGttgtcgtcatcttccTCGTCATCTGACAAATCGGCTTCGATCTCTTCGTCAAAGTCATCCACAAGCAAATAGTCGTTTTCGTAGCCTGGAATAATCCCGTTGGCTGCAAGGTTGGCTACTGTGCCAGTGGTGCCGTTGTTTGAGTTGTCAAGGTCGTACTGCTGACTGTTGGGCACAAACAAGTAATCGTCGTTGAAGaacgacttgttgttgatgagGTGCGAGGGCTGGATGTCGGGGTTAAACAATAAGTAGtcgtcttccttcttggtagAAGAGCGAAGCGATGAGTCATCGTCTAAGGTTGTGAtatgtcttcttctggtggGACGAGCGGGGAAAGCCTGTGGAAGAGGAGGAGGGGCTTGTTTCTGTAACTGCTGGGGCCTCACGAACGAGAAGGGGTTGATTTGGTTGTTGGTGAGAAGCGATGAGTCTGGATTGCCGTAGTCGGTAAAGGGGCTGACAAATAGACTGGGGGTGTTGAACGCTTCGTCAACGTCCATGGCGTCGAAGTTAGCAGGGTTTGTATTCACGTTACTGCCGTGATTGCTGTTGGCATTTGCGGTGCTTACGTTTGTCGACGAGTTGATGGAAGATGTGGCGTTGAGATTGTTCGAGTACACGTACTGGTCCAAGAAACTATCAGTGGTGGACGCATTCAACGACGAGCTGGAGCCGTTGACGGCGTTATGTATGAACAAGGTGTTGTGGGCCAAAGCCGGCGACGAGTTGATCGATTTGAAACCCGAAAAGAGCTGTgactggttctggttctgctGCGTCTGCGTCTGGGGCTGGGTGGCGTTGCGCGAGCTGAACTGGATGGGGGAGTTGGGGATGTGGTAGAGTTCCTCGTCCATGATGTCTGTGATGGATCTCTTCAAGGGAGGAAACACGGCGATGGAAGTCATGGCGAAAGTGACGGAAGGAAAAGTGGTAAAAAAACAAAAGTGCTGTACAGCAGACGAAAAGGTGATTACAGATTGTATTtatataaataaataatgTACGGGATCTGTAGGCAGAAGCAGCTTATTAATAATTATAGTAGCACCGATAAATAATACTGTGACGAAGTGAGTGTGACAGCCAGACGACATTTGAGGGGTCGTGTGGTTGCAGGAGAGGCTAAGTGCGAATCTGGTAAAAACGCTACAAAGTTGTAGCCAAAGAGAGTTGTATGTGTTTTGTGGTATGTGTTAAGTGGTGTTTGTCTTCTATGGTATGGTGTGTTTACAGGGGCCCGTATCATACGATAATGGTGTGTTAGAAGTGGTGGAGCTTTTGTTTTAAGCTATATATTTTTTATAAGCCGTGTGGATATTATCTCTGGTCTACGTTTCACATCATGTACTATGTACCTTAAGTTCTGTTCTCTGTGACAATTATTTGCAATAGGCTACGTGGATTATTGCGTTTCAGTGGATGTCGTATGTCGCACCACAGTCCTTCTCGGATCCGGCAGTTGCAGATATGATCCGCAGTGGAATTCATGCGGACATAAATCGCAGCAACTCCCGTTTGGGCAATGCCGGACGATGAGTGGAATCTTCTCGAATGTCGCACCGAGCCCTGTCACGTGCCGATAACTGGTTGCTGTCCTTTACCACAATGGAGAGGAGGATGGACAGGGCAACTACTTCGTGTGGTGTGGTGTGTGCAACAGAGCATCCAGCTGTAGGCTGCTATGGGGGCCAGGTACGGAGCTTCTACGGCCCCTCCACAATGTCTCTCCATTTCGCAGTCATTTTTTTGCGGTTCCGTGTCGCACATATTCAGTTTAGTGTCTGTCATGTTTCGGGGCACTGGAGCGTTGTATAGCCCAATCGGGCAACAtggttgatttcttttctggCTGCAACTCCTATTTACGATAGCCCAACAATTATTAGTCATAGCCTGTTCCCTAAGCTGCGCTTTCTTAGAGCCGTATCTATTCTACAGTCTACGCTACTGGTGCTGGAAGGGGATAAATTTGCTTTTAGTTTACGCCACAATTTGCGTTATTCCGTGCTGTTTTGTGTTCTGCCAGCGTAGATTATGTTATACCATAACGCTATCTCCGCTTTCTCGGCTCGAGAGAAGTGGTCCAGGGCCTGGCCGTGTCAATTGATTCTAACTCGAGTAGCAAATGTCGCCGTTTTGCACTTTATGCATCGCACACTAATTATAGACTACCACAATAATTATATCGCTCGAAGCTTATCTATTATCGTACATTATACATATCATACATTATACATATCATACATTATACATATCTTACATGCTACATTATACATCATACATTCACATCACATTACAGCCTACACTGCCTCAACCCCGCCCTTCAGATGCCGGAAGAGCTTCAATCCACACCAAGACACGATGGCCCACCACCAGACCACTACATAAATGCTCCACATACTGAGCACATAATTGTCGGCCGTAGAAAACACGGTAGCCAATTGAAAGTACAATGACTCATAGCCACAGCTTCGGAGTGGCTCTATCACGAATTGCCAGATGCGAAAGAAGGAGTTCGCCGACACCAAAAAGATCATCCAGCTGACAGCGATGATCCCGTAGCCGTACGCGTAGTAGATGGCTGAGTTGTCTGCGCTGGCCTCTTCCAGCAGCTCCAGTTCCAGTTCTCTATCGGGGGCTACAGAACTCGCTGCCGCAGCTTCCACAGAGGGGATCTGCTTCGGTGGCCGGATCAATGGAAGCGGCTCGTCAAAATCCATGAGTCATTGGCTTGCTGTTGCTCCAGATAGAATGATATGGTCAggaaagaaatgaaaaatgagaATCTGATATTGCTTTATTTATCGGTCCCAGAATGGCTGTGTGCACTCCGCTACAATCCAGTATCACCATACTCCAATCCACCAGAGCCAAACTGTACCAGATCACGGTTTGTGAGAGAATGGTGATGACTTCAGTTCTCTGTCCGGTGTTCTCTGATTGGTGTTCTCTGATTGGTGTTGTCTGGCTTTTCGTATTGGCCATTTTGCGGTGTGCCAGTTTTTCTCATTGCTCTCGTTTTCGCATCAATTCTGCGCTTATCTACTTCtccttctacttctacttctactgtGTTTCCGTTCTCTGTGTCTCTTCCCCGTAACTCTCTACATGTCATCTCTGTCTCGCATGTCTCATTATCTATAAATTCACGTGtggctctttcttcaacccCTCGTTCTTGACCTTCTCCATCCCACGCTGGGCAAGCTCTGGATCCAAATAGTAGTAATCCCGTACCAACTCGGCATTGTCGTCAATCTCAAACACTAGAGGGACTCCAGTAGGAACGTTGATGTTGCTGATGTCGTCGTCGCTGACATTGCTCAAATACTTAATGAGACTACGCACAATCAGCCCGTGTGTCACAATAAGCACTGTCTTGTCCAATTGAATAAGCTGGTGATGAACAATTTCCAGTACAAAGTACGGAATCAACCTCTTCATCACGAGCTCTAGCGACTCTCCACGTGGCAAAATATCCTTGTTCACGATGTCCAGATACCTCTCGTCTATGCTGGGATCCTTGCCCTCTATGAGCGGTGGCAATCCGTGGTAGTTCCGGCGAATGTACTGGAATTGCTCCTTGTCGGAAttcaagctcttgaaaACCTCGTGTTTGTCACGGCCCTGGTACTGGCCGTAGTGTCTTTCGTTCAACCGCCAGGTCTTGATGTGGTTGATCcacaacttgttcaaatattgaagaatgatCAACCCCGACTCGATCAGCCTCGTCAACTTCGAGGTGTAGATGATGTCTGGATCGAGCCCAAACTGCTTTATCAATTTTCCAGCATTCGCTGCTTCCAGTTTTCCTTTCTCCGAAAGAGGAATGTCGATCCAGCCGCAGAATTTATTCTCGTGGTTCCACTGCGACTCTCCGTGGCGAAGGATGATGAGCTTATGAACTTTGCCAGACATGTTTCGTCTGTAGAAAACAGCATTCGTAGAAATGGTTTCCTCTCTGAATAATTCACGATATAACCATATCTTATTGGATTTCATGTGCAGGATTGTCATCGGAAGATGTAGCAGTAGCCTGACAATTTCGAGCAACGGGAAATGGAGTGGGCAGAATGGGCAGAATGGGCTCTGTCGAGACACAAAACGGAGCAGTGGGCATAGAGTCGGTGGTGGCGGAAGAATTCTGGCACAATTGAATTGCTTATTTGCCGTGGTCGTCCTCGCTGGTTCTCTCGCCGGTCTCAGATCTTGACTCATGCTCAGGATCTCACTCCCAAGTCTCGGAGTATCTGCTGCCATTTCCAGAGTCACGTGCTCTTCTCTATCTATTTAGAGCTTCCATTTCCCGCTATCTCGAAAAAATGCAACCCGCATTACGAAAATGCAACAGGGGAAAAAAGAAATGCAACCCCGATGGCACCTGCAATAATTAATAAGGCCATCTTCCCGTACTATATAACCAGAGGATTCTCTCCAGACTCTGGAGACGGGAGTTTTCAGTTGGCATCTCGTTCTTATTGTTGGTCTGTCTTCATTTGTTCCTTCGCCGTATCTTTTAAGAGTGGAAGTTGCTTTTGTGCTCCACTCGTTCTGTTAGTCTGATAGCTGAGTCTGACATATAAATATCCTGGATTTTTTCACAACCAGAAATCTGCACAATGTTTGTTTCTACCAATTCCTCTTCTACGGCTTCCTATTTGGCCACACCTCCTGCTACGCCCACGCTAGTATCCAAGACTAAGGAACTTAGTACCTTTGCCTCCGGAAAGTCTCTCGACGAATACTACCAGATCCTCAACATCCAGGAAGTCAGATCTGAACTCATGCCCAACATGTCCAAAGTCAAGGTAGATAAGCCATTCACCTGGAACGAGGTCCATTTCATAGTTACCACCAACCAGCTCGAGTTATTTGCACGTTCGCAGGCTGCCACAGACAGatacttgaagttcaagcACGACTTGAAGGAGCTGAAGGTGAATATTTTGGACCATATTCTCGCCAATGAAGTGCGGTGGGACGTAGAAGACTTGAGGGAAGAAGGCGCCATCTTTGCAGACAAATCCGACCTCAGAATCATCCACAACCGTTTCCCTTACTACTTTGAGGACGACGTCAGCCACTTGTGTGTCTGGTCCAAGGTGAGGATCCCTACCGATCCCAACAGTGCAGACGGAGACATCACcacagaaacaagaaacaagatcaacCAGTACATCGAAGAAACCTTCATCCGTCCCTTGGGTCTCACTTGGGAACAGGTTGAATGGTTCAAGAACTGGACGTCGCTCCAGAGCGTCAAATCCATCAGCCACATCCATGTGTTGATCAAGGGAGGcgacaagaacaagatcgaGCAAATGGTTGAGTCTGTGTAGAATACCCATAGAATACCCGTAGAGATACGACAGAAGAGATACGATAGAGCTAGATATGACCGTAGCTGTAATATTAGATATAATAGATGTATAATAGAAGAAACACAACAGAGTAATGAGTAATGCAATCACGGCGTAGTTTAGAAGTTCAAGCTGGCACTCCCAGAGAAAGCGGAATCAAAAGGTACAATTCCGTACTATTGACTGGGAATGTAGCAACTTATCTCTACACGAGTTGATCCTCGTAACGTCCACCGCAGCATGAACACCTCTACGTCTGATTCGCTACCAGTTTCTGCCAACTGCCACCATTTCCGTATGATTCTCCGCGCACGTGATGGGCCCATTTTCACATTATCACCAGAATTTGTGACTCGCACTGGAGGCCCAGCAGACCCGAAATGGTCTAGCCAGTCGCCACATGAAACCTACACTACAAACAAGCATTCCAAAACGATATAGTATTAAGAATAATATACAAAGCAAATACGAAGTAAATTCATTACGGACCCCATTAAGACACACGGCGATGGCTCGTTTAACCACCGAAACCATACAAGGTTCTACCTTGTCTCTTCAAGGCGTAGACGACATCCAAAGAGGTGACggtctttctctttgcGTGTTCAGTGTAAGTGACAGCATCTCTGATGacgttttccaagaacgaCTTCAAGACGACTCTGACTTCTTCGTAGATCAAAGCAGAGATACGCTTGACACCACCTCTTCTGGCCAATCTTCTGATAGCTGGCTTGGTGATACCTTGGATGTTGTCTCTCAAGATCTTTCTGTGTCTCTTGGCACCACCCTTTCCTAAACCTTTTCCACCTTTTCCTCTACCGGACATTGTTACTGATTAGATATATGAGTTTGTATTACTGGGAACAATTGAGTAATTGCGGAGAATTAATCAATTAGCGATAGCAAAACAAGTATGggagaaagaaaaaatcAAGCTTAAACACCAGGTCTGAAAATTGTGCGAAGAGGCTACTATATTTATAAACGGGAGCTAGCGAAAAGGCTCTAGGCACACAACACTCGGTAAGCAGCCCAGGCAGAGTTAGGGGGAGCTCCTGGAATTTGCCGGTAGATAGTGCGGGAGAACTTGTCGGTACGGGAGGTCATCTCTGTGCCACTTTCGGCCAACGAGAAGACACCGAAAAAATGGCCTAGTAAAACGACGGGTTTCTGGTGGGCCGCAAAAGTTGGAAGTGTGTGGATTTGCAATCTTTGCCTCGTTTGAGTGGTGCAGGAGACCGCGGATTGCTAGTGCGGTATTTTACGCGCGCCATGTGTAATACTCGGAACACGCCGGTGCAGAAAAAGTGCGACTTTTGCTGCTGACCGtttgtttgttgttgtcttctgCCCCAGCAAGGAGTGCGACTAACGGCTGTGTACGCTGCTCTTCTGTTCCCACGTATACACCGCGCGTGCGTATTTGTGTGCATGGCCATTTTCGCAGCTTTTCCCACGGCCAGATGTGCACACCGGCTCTCGATTGTGGAGTCTAGCGCAGCCGGTTAGCGGCAAACAGCACGAATTTCGTCGCAAGAGCGTCTCTGTGCACCTTCTCCCGCTGGAAACTTGTCTTTTCTCTCGCTCCAACAGCTTTTGTATGGCGTCCCGCCGCTGGCGGCTCTCTTGCTGCACCTGGCCGTgttattgttattattCTCGCTAATTCGCGCCTCTCCCATATATAACACCAGATTTCCTCCCTAAATCGCTTTTCTCTTTTATCTACCCTTATCTACTTCATTAACAAAAATGGCTAGAACCAAGCAAACAGCAAGAAAGTCCACTGGTGGTAAGGCCCCAAGAAAGCAATTGGCTTCCAAGGCCGCCAGAAAGTCCGCTCCATCTACCGGTGGTGTCAAGAAGCCTCACAGATATAAGCCAGGTACCGTCGCCTTGAGagaaatcagaagattcCAAAAGTCTACTGAACTTTTGATCAGAAAGTTGCCTTTCCAAAGATTGGTCAGAGAAATCGCCCAAGACTTCAAGACCGACTTGAGATTCCAATCCTCTGCCATCGGTGCTTTGCAAGAATCCGTCGAAGCCTACTTGGTCTCCTTGTTCGAAGACACCAACTTGTGTGCCATTCACGCCAAGAGAGTCACTATCCAAAAGAAGGATATCCAATTGGCCAGAAGATTGAGAGGTGAAAGATCCTAAGTGGTCGGTGTCGGGaacaaacttcaattcgTATTCTGATTCTTTTCAATGTTTATTTTGTATAACGACTGTATATTAGTATTAATGTATTAATCATGAGATTATCTTTGACTTTATTGTAGTAGTAttttgattgcaaattttgGATTTTGGATTTCGCTACTGCAGAAAAATAATGCGAGTGAATATGTACAAAAGCACCATACATAAAAATACATTTTTCACACCCATATTCAATTTTAGGTATCACAGATACTCCTTAAAAGTGAGAGTAGATAATACTTTTATATATTCATTCGAAACTCTACTGTGAACTCTCTCTATTGTCGCTAACCTGGTTTTGCCCCGAAACCTAGACCTTGAACTACATTATTGTATACTTTATTTCTAAATCGATTGTATTCTCTATTTCTCTCCATACCACTAGAATGGATACACTTCGGGTTCACTGCCCAAGCCTTCCTTCTCCTGCTCCTCTGCCCTCTTCTCCAAGTAGGGCAATAAAATGTCCTTATACTTATGATATCCTCTGTACTCCTCTACATCGTCTGACCAACTGTTGATACCATTCAACAAACGACGGGGAATATGGGGTTCGTCGCATAATTCTGTAATAGGAATGAAGTAGGTCCTGATAGTAAACACAACTCCTCCACTGATGGGCAAACGGCGCAAGCTCTGTCTCTCGCTTCTAAAATACAACTTGTCTATTTCAGATGCCACCTTGGCCGTGTACCAGCCTCCAATctcttctacatcttcacGACCAATGGAGTCGGACCAGCCCAAGTTGTCATCGGTTTGAATAAAGTAATTGTTTCTCACAACAGGTTTATCTACCGTCAAACGACGAAAGAACTTTGTCATCCccatcttcaaattggtTTCGTACTTAGGCACATCACCGCTAGTATGGATCTCGTTAAGTTTCATCTGGAACTTATCTCTCAATCTCCAGAACCCAGCCAACGCAATTGCTCCTGCTTCCAACGAGTAGTTACCATCTTCATGTTCAATCATAATGGCCAAGTCGTCCTGCGTGAACATAGCAGCTAGCTTCATAGGATCGTCATGGTGTCCAGGACGGAAATCATACGATTCGCCCGTTTCCAAATTATCCATCCCAATGTCTGTAGCCTTGAATAATGCAGGGTATCTAGCTGGCAAATATCTCTTGAACTCGTCCAACAACTCGTAGGCTGCAGCAGTAGCCAAGGGAGAAGTGGCATACAACTCATCACCTCTTTCCTTAAACCGGtccaatttgttgttgtggtAGCGCAACCATTGGTTGTCCAATTCAATCCAGCTGTCCCACTCCATGTTTCTGATACCCATGGTAACAGTATACTTGTGCTTGAACGCGCGATATGGCATGGGCttggtcttcttgaaatccCAGTACTTGAAAGGCTCTGGTGTTGGAGTCTTGAAGTCGTAGTCTGGAGTCCATTTGCCCCACACCCTGTTAATAATGTTGGCCTTTTTAGGTTTCAAAGCAGCCAGATTCTTATTCTTGCTGTTCTTTTGGTTTCTCACTATCAAAGCTAAAACCGAAACTACTATGCTTGCCAATAAAATGTTGAATGAAGTCTCCGATGAGCCATTGGTTAAGTTAGAGTAGGCAACATATTGCTGCTTGTAGAGGGAAACTAAAAGGCCCCCATCGGCGAAACTTGCATTAGCTTCCATTGTGCCGTCTATTGTCTATCAACCTACTTGCAAAAATCATAGCGATCCAAGTACGAATTAATCCCCTATATATAGATTTATACGTCTAAATTAGTTGGGTGTAAAATATGTGTGAGGTTCCGTATAGGTGCGCCTAATCGGGGAAAAATTTGCAGACTAAATCGTTGATAAGATTTCCCGACTGTATATTCTCATAAATTATCCCAGTCTTTTACTATGCCTTAATTAAGAAACTAAAAGAATGCTGTACAAGTGGTCAGTTTTGGTTGTCAAGTCGCATGAATAAGCCTGCATTATTCATCGTCTACTGCTCTTGAAATATGTCAATTGTGGATCTCAATTGAGCAGTTGGTTCCGCAGAAAATTGTTTGTTACAGACG
This window of the Scheffersomyces stipitis CBS 6054 chromosome 6, complete sequence genome carries:
- the RPN4 gene encoding zf-C2H2 Zinc finger, C2H2 type (Regulatory Particle Non-ATPase. zf-C2H2 Zinc finger, C2H2 type~go_component nucleus~go_function nucleic acid binding; zinc ion binding); amino-acid sequence: MTSIAVFPPLKRSITDIMDEELYHIPNSPIQFSSRNATQPQTQTQQNQNQSQLFSGFKSINSSPALAHNTLFIHNAVNGSSSSLNASTTDSFLDQYVYSNNLNATSSINSSTNVSTANANSNHGSNVNTNPANFDAMDVDEAFNTPSLFVSPFTDYGNPDSSLLTNNQINPFSFAFPARPTRRRHITTLDDDSSLRSSTKKEDDYLLFNPDIQPSHLINNKSFFNDDYLFVPNIANLAANGIIPGYENDYLLVDDFDEEIEADLSDDEEDDDNYFHFDDDLDDLVMNSNEYPEDNININVNLMDMDDYLKNTSSTNNNPAETIRLNKNDVMNGGYIDVKQDKIAQSHEISSHEIDHEDDIDELELEDEEFDDRRHSTKSFAHKSAAEISANNPNHQCDLINPLTGVPCNKQFSRPYDLIRHQETIHASKKKIFRCVICEGRANGGPGNGKSKTFSRGDALSRHIKVKHGLVGKEAIDIINAAKENVEYVSV
- a CDS encoding histone H4 (go_function DNA binding); the encoded protein is MSGRGKGGKGLGKGGAKRHRKILRDNIQGITKPAIRRLARRGGVKRISALIYEEVRVVLKSFLENVIRDAVTYTEHAKRKTVTSLDVVYALKRQGRTLYGFGG
- a CDS encoding histone H3 (go_function DNA binding); this encodes MARTKQTARKSTGGKAPRKQLASKAARKSAPSTGGVKKPHRYKPGTVALREIRRFQKSTELLIRKLPFQRLVREIAQDFKTDLRFQSSAIGALQESVEAYLVSLFEDTNLCAIHAKRVTIQKKDIQLARRLRGERS
- a CDS encoding predicted protein, with amino-acid sequence MEANASFADGGLLVSLYKQQYVAYSNLTNGSSETSFNILLASIVVSVLALIVRNQKNSKNKNSAALKPKKANIINRVWGKWTPDYDFKTPTPEPFKYWDFKKTKPMPYRAFKHKYTVTMGIRNMEWDSWIELDNQWLRYHNNKLDRFKERGDELYATSPLATAAAYELLDEFKRYLPARYPALFKATDIGMDNLETGESYDFRPGHHDDPMKLAAMFTQDDLAIMIEHEDGNYSLEAGAIALAGFWRLRDKFQMKLNEIHTSGDVPKYETNLKMGMTKFFRRLTVDKPVVRNNYFIQTDDNLGWSDSIGREDVEEIGGWYTAKVASEIDKLYFRSERQSLRRLPISGGVVFTIRTYFIPITELCDEPHIPRRLLNGINSWSDDVEEYRGYHKYKDILLPYLEKRAEEQEKEGLGSEPEVYPF
- the GPM1.2 gene encoding phosphoglycerate mutase (go_function catalytic activity~go_process metabolism) encodes the protein MSGKVHKLIILRHGESQWNHENKFCGWIDIPLSEKGKSEAANAGKLIKQFGLDPDIIYTSKLTRSIESGLIILQYLNKLWINHIKTWRLNERHYGQYQGRDKHEVFKSLNSDKEQFQYIRRNYHGLPPLIEGKDPSIDERYSDIVNKDILPRGESLELVMKRLIPYFVSEIVHHQLIQLDKTVLIVTHGSIVRSLIKYLSNVSDDDISNINVPTGVPLVFEIDDNAELVRDYYYLDPELAQRGMEKVKNEGLKKEPHVNL
- a CDS encoding predicted protein, with the translated sequence MDFDEPLPLIRPPKQIPSSSEEASADNSAIYYAYGYGIIAVSWMIFLVSANSFFRIWQFVIEPLRSCGYESLYFQLATVFSTADNYVLSMWSIYVVVWWWAIVSWCGLKLFRHSKGGVEAV
- a CDS encoding predicted protein → MFVSTNSSSTASYLATPPATPTLSLDEYYQILNIQEVRSELMPNMSKVKVDKPFTWNEVHFIVTTNQLELFARSQAATDRYLKFKHDLKESKVNILDHILANEVRWDVEDLREEGAIFADKSDLRIIHNRFPYYFEDDVSHLCVWSKVRIPTDPNSADGDITTETRNKINQYIEETFIRPLGLTWEQVEWFKNWTSLQSVKSISHIHVLIKGGDKNKIEQMVESV
- a CDS encoding predicted protein; translated protein: MSSLLPDEYLPYLNLLPDIHKVANLFMTFTPVFSYGTTCWGIYRKQTSMGFSIDICATMLMASILRINYYVISPYEVTLLRQSIMMVLSQCVLLKVSLAYRPANYDPDFLTPMPVFRNELNAFMPRRMSASFPAEHESYYVDNSLTKSAQLIINDIVKWSKCYVITIFNQSLKFFDVYYQRPLRFWQWKEEQYYWRFLAQFVVVFAVLTAVFHNSTPYGQFVGISGLFIESLLPLPQILLLNRLQSVKNFKIILLLSWLGGDCIKLSYLFFGAENVSIIFIFAGLFQMSLDIYIAFQYVHYKYHGTDSDISEVVSSGSRDLNYLVEELVKHDVESIPMAQMV